In Zingiber officinale cultivar Zhangliang chromosome 1A, Zo_v1.1, whole genome shotgun sequence, the DNA window ACTCAAACAATTTAACTAATAAAGTTAACTAAAGTcatcaagtttaaaaatttatcttcaaaTGTTAGATgggtataaaaataaaataagtttttgaaagattaacttaataaactaaaaaaaaattattaatgactttatcaacatataaaatttagacttaagttacaagtctaaatcaaatttaaaacttaaacttcacCAACAAAGTtataatcaattattttttaattatgaaactaattaataaaaataaaataaaatcgacACAAATCCAAAACGTAAaacccaagaatatattcatggGGAGgttccaaactagttggcacctccaaaattaataaACTTGCCTGAATGAGTAATTAGGACTAAGctaaaaagggataaaaatttaacttaatcaatggtactggtgaaattttgaatgatagtaggttagagaaatctaaataatgtctatttattgaacccaaagctaaacttaaatctaacgcATAGTTAAACTCAACCCTGAAATTCAACCTAATCCATCTCACATTATTAtacgattccctgattgaaaatatatatcgggtgagatgactaaagatttaatttaaattcaaattcaaatttaaattataaattaattaaattcaattcaattaaaataaattaaattaaaattaaccaaaaattaaattatagtaaattaaattattaatttaatttaatcctaaaatcaaaattgaattactttaaaaatattttaaaaatctttttagaaattattttaaaaatccttttagaaattattttaaaatttacgtttaaaaatccttttaaaaatcattttaaaaattacttttaaaaatccttttaaaaatatttttaaaattattttaaaaatatttttaaatttattttaaaaatatttttaaatttattttaaaaatctttaaaaaattacttttaaaatccttttaaaaatattttaaaattgttttaaaatttattttttattttttaaaaactttaatgaaatcataaactttaattaatttaattaacttaaacataaatcttGATTCAACAAATAATCAACtaaaacttaatcaacttaaaacttaaaaattaagacttaaacttaattagataaattcaaatataaattaaatttgaactTCAATAAGTGTTTATTTTAGTTAATCATTTCAAATTTTATCAATTTATCTAAATTCATGTaacaatcaattaacttaaattttaattagttaatCATAATTTAATAATTCATTTAATAATATGAATTTTAATTATTCTGATCAATTAATCAAATCAATACTAGTATAAATTAATCAActgaataaaattaattcaatatttactattaatccaaaaataattgtaacttatttgttaatttaaattaggattaaATTATATTTAGTAAGTTAATCAGAAGTTCAATTATTAACTCAATCTTAACTTAATACATTAACATCTGATCTATTAATTAATAAGTtaatatgaaaataatattaGACTTGACTTAAATACAACTCAAGATtaatctaaaattttatttttaaattcaaaataactaaataatctgtgattaattaatgattcaagacgttaattaatcaaattcatgattaattttaaattatttaagttagaatttaaaaataaaaaaaatcaaattatgtTTACCTTAGATAATACATATTAAGCATCTCTCTAAACATGCAAGATTATcatgtttgaaaatctagaatggTTGAGATGCTAGGAAATGAAGATTGAGTCATGATTACAATTAGTATACACTCTTTAAAATGATTGTTGATCAACACTTAGTGACTTGATCTTTTAAAGTCAACCATAAACTTGTAGACCCGAGACACATAGGTGGTTAATAAGGGTTTTCTAAGAAAATTTCAGATTAAGGGGGAGATTCATTTGAAAGATAAATTTAATCAacataatatttttaaatccttatgaaaatttatttttaaatataacttTTAAAAGTCTTTAAcaagaatatttgaaaaatatttttctttcaaacATTTGAAATTATTCTGAAATatcgttttaaaaaaatattctaaatatagtttaaatattcttttaatttagATCCAACCCTCTAGACACATAGGAAGTTTCCCCTATAGTTAACAAGGATTCCTAAGGGTGTGTCAAGTTGAGGGGagtcctgattgaaaatttaaacataatttttaaaattatttcaaaaatcaattttacaAATATGTGAAAATccatttaaaattactttgaaaatcttttaagaaATACTCTTTTGCAAAACTCTTGGTTCATAACATTATTTGGAATATTTCTTTAAAAACACCTTGAAAAGtattttataaaattcttataaaattttatgtttgaaaattgtgTGCAACGTATCATttaaaaatactagaaaaaatttttcttttcaaaaatgttttgaaaattgaatgtcAAAAGttgcttaaaaaattaacttaaaaaccaACTTTAAAAATTAGTCTACAACATcaccttaaaaaattattttgaaagtccCCTTTAACAACTACTCTGGAAAATTACATCTTAATTATGTTTTTGAAACACTTACTTATGTCTTCCAaatattattgttggtgcaaaacctaaTGGAGAATAGCCTTCATGTTATGTCTTTTTGATgcgtgtcaaagggggagggtgatcttaagttagaaaagttaagaATATTTCTAATCTCAAACTTTTCGAAATCTCTCAAATTttgagaattaacccttaaagACCCAAGCTTAATATAAGAaaattgccaaatatcaaaaagggggagattgttggtgtaatcgacctctagggtttcgatgtttgacaatatagctTAATTTGATCAGTTtaaccaagggttgatccaaacatgacttaatgtttggaagagaaaagtcttatcaagactagatgactagaaagggtaagtcctaaccaaaggataTGAAAATGAGAAgtttactgagtgactagtcctaactggaggttaggtaaggggaagtcttgatgagtgaagcaggccctagtgagtgaagctaggtagtgaaaatcctggtgagtgaagtcgagctctggtgagtaaagctaggtagtggaagtcctggtaaatgaagccggaccctagtgagtgaaattaggtagtgaaagtcctggtgagtgaaaccggaccctagtgagtgaagttaagtattggaagtcctagtgagtgaagtcgggccataGTGATTGAAgtgttaggtggtggaagtcctggtgagtgaagccagacaatggaagtcctagtgagtgaagctggacatCCTTAGGGAAGACAACCCTAAGTAATATGTGGTCGATTGGACCAGcgaattattaataatgctaacaCTGTTTTGTCTTTACCATTTTATATCTACGGTGCTAACTTAGTGTTGTAGGCAATTCTTAGTAGATCAACTTGGTCAGATACTAAGCAAggccagagaaagtccaaacaggtttgAAGGACCAGATGTTTAGCAGGTAAGTAAACGTAAGtcgctagaggagagtgactcgaTAAGGATGCGTCCcgattgagggacagtaggtgtcagtcCAGGTTAGGCCCATTTTAGATCCCTAATTTGAGACCTTGGTAAGTTCTTGGTCCTGGGAGAACAGGAGCTAATTACTACTTCTCATTATcactgtgttaactttgttttacagattAGATGTTTTAGatttggactaacacaacttgcagggcaaaaggagcaaaaatcttcggatgaacagtacccaaaGGCGCATTCATACTGttcatgaaaggcgccttcaatggcttaaaggcgccttccaagtaATAACTTTTGGACCCCATCACATATAAGGCACAGTGAAGTTAGGATCAAATTTAccatgttgaaggcaccttcaatggctatAGAATGCATTTTCCATGCCCTTTATAAGACAGTCTTGATCAAACATCAATACACAACTGATATACAAGCTATTGCGTGTCCATTTGAGATTCCAAATGCTCCAACTTCCTGTTGTGATTCTGCTGTAAAGCTGCTGCGCCTGATTATTGCTCCGAAGACTTTTGATCGCGATCGATAGACCGACACTGACACACGAGCATTTTTTACTTCGATCCCTACGTGTCAGTAACGAagttatttccttgtacttaattACTGAAAAAGGGAAGTGTAGCATGTTACACTTTACATATCTTCTTTGTACTCAATCCCCTCTTTCGGTGGTAccagaagaggtattttagtggattacctattgATAGGTTcgcgggacctaggtcttggagtaggagtcgctaagactccgaaccaagtaaaaccgatcGTGTTTTATTGTATTCGTTTTCTTACTTAGTTTTTCGTTGCATACTCatcttttaaaattcaaaaagaacaagttttcaaaaccacgtgattcaccctcctCACACGTGTGACTCAATCCAACACTATTTGCTCAAGAAGATGTAAACCCGGTCCTAGCAACTGGAGGTAGTATTAAAGCCAACGTCTCAACTATTCCTGTGGCGTCCTCTTGAGATTGATGTTTAGGGGAGCCATTTTGATTCAATCTATTGCCTTTGAAGGAGAGGTTCTTCCTATCATCGTCAATCAGAGAAGCTCTAATCCAATTCCCAAATGGTGGTTCATACCTTAATCTCTTGTGTCCCCACAATCTCTGAGTACATGGCCTAGCCTCCCACATGAGTGACAAAAATTTGGAAGGCATTTGTAAAGCAAAATGATGCACACTGCTTCCGATGAATCTTTTGGCATAACTATATCTCTTGCTTCATCGGTTGATAGATATATGTTGCCACTCGAATTCTAGCATATTTCCCCAACCACCTCCCATCTTCTCCTGAGTCAATTGCAATCACCTTCCCAATCGACGAGCCTACCTGGTGGAGGATAGTCGAATGCATAAATGCAAGGGGAAGATTATGACATTGAACCCAGAGGGGAATTTCATAGAAAGTCATATCTAATGGTTGTTGCAAATATATGGATATGAATGACAATATGGTGGGGACGAGTTTGTTGTCCTCATCCCCGTCCCCAAAGTAAATGTTCGTCCTCATCCCTGTTCACATCCCCATCTCTCCTAATTGAGGAATCCCTATTTCCGAACCCACAGGGATTAAACCCCCATCCCCGTCCCCATCCTCGTCACAGAGATGACAATGGGGCGGGTATGGAGAGGATCCCCGTTCCTGAGAATTAAAATCCCCGTCCCTAGGGattgttttaataataataattattattattagggATATTGGGGGCAAGTTTGGGGATGAGAATAGCATCCCTATATCCGTCCCAGTCTGTTGATCCCTAAACCCAAACTCGATAATGTTTTCCTGAACCCACCCCATTTTAGATTTTCCCCATAGGTATCCGAACTCGGATACTCACAGAAAAAATTATCATCCCTATCCATGAGTGTCTTGAAGATGAGGAGATCTTTGATGAAAGACCAAGGCCCATCAAACATAGCATGTCGTTGATCGATAAGTGAGGCTAATTTTAAAAGGAAAAGATTCTCTCCAACAATCTCAATATTAATATGCTTTTTCGTCTAAAATATCCTAGACATCTGAGCTCTAGAGGTTTCTCTATTCACCACTTTAGAGATAATACATTCCCCACCAAATTAAAAACCCAACGTTATCTTAGATATGGATGAACAAAAAATTCAGTAAAACTAAATTAATCGAATCGatcgaatttaaaaattcaatttgattaatacaatttttattttaaaaaaatgatttgatttttgattaattcgatttaattttaaaatttgtaattCAATGAAATTGAATAAGGGCATtaatttgattatgttttatttaaaaatataattaattaaataaaatttaaatttaattaatttaatttttaaattttgattaattcaattaatttgataaaaaatagaaTTAACTGATATTTAATCATTTCAATTTATTcgattttcataaaaaatttcgATCGATTGATTTAGTTGGTTATACAAAAACTGATTTATTCAATTTATAATTTGTTCGATTTAATCTATTCTAATCAAATGCTGAGCCGTAGCCCCAAATTCGCCACATTCGCCAATAGAATAACTCATTCTTTCAAGCTGATGAATGAGACCTTCCACAAATTAACACGCATTGTAAGTTCCTCAGGATCCATAATAAACCCTACTTTTAGACTTATGACCTAGAAGAGAGAATCTATACGCTGGTAGGATAGCGCCGCACACGAAACCTGGGGACGAGAGAGATTACGTTAAAATGACACAAACTTTCTAGACTTTTAACTGACCTCAAATGAGAGAAATCATTTACTAACTTACTAAACTGCCCATTTTATGAGGAAATTAGCATAAATTTACATAATAAAAAGCACTACTCAATGCGATTATAATAGTCAAATGTTGTGAGTTCCATACAAATAATAATAAGCATTTACTTATTTTTTACtctaattttaattcattattatAGTATTTTAAAATATTGCACTTATATTTGGAAGCCAGGATGAAATGTGATAACATAAAAAAGAACAGaaatgaaatataataataaataacatgACATTATTATTctcttaattatattattatcatTATGATACATGAATGTAATGATTCAGTAAAATAAGTACAAGCTAAAAAAATTCATCTCTTATTATAATATGCtattatattaatattatttgAATGAATATAAGTATATAGTTCAATATGCTATTAAATCTATCTAACCtaattcatattaaaaatatataaatcctAAGATTTTATAAAGTTCTAGCAAAAAATAAATTGGACTGAAAGAAAAGGagcatataatataatattatttagcTGAtccaacactagaaatcaatatcTGTACCATTCTAAGAATCCAATCAAACTTCATGTAAAGTCCTATCAAGATTCAGGAGCAGATAATGAAAACAGAGAATTGATGGAAGATGAAAAAAACATGTGGTAAAAGATGATTCGTTCACTTCTAACACCTTTATTAACCCATTTCTAGGCCAACACAACAAaaataaatcacggacgactattaATCATTAGTACAAGCGGCCACGATATGAGAGAAGATATGCTCGTACGTGCTGAATTTTAACCCCACGACCTCATATGGCAGCAACTATGAAAAATACAGCACAAGGCATGAATGGCTAAAGCTTCAAATTCATAATTTTCATGCATCAATGCTCACACCACTGAAGTTTTTTTAATGCCATTGATGAATACATATAAATGGAGTCTAATAAGAATGTGTGCTATAAATGGGAAATACTGCTTCGGAAAATCTAGAAGTTCTTATGGAAATGAATGTGAAGCAACAAAATATAAGTAAATGACCTCGTGTGTTGCCATTGATTAATGCTTGAAGAAATCAGTAAAATGAGAAAGATCAAGAATGATATAGGAAAGACAATTGTAATGCCAACGTCTACaagtaggaaagttttaatattattttcatcaacatctatttattttataaagTGGGTATCACAATCAATCTCAGTGAAGTAACTTGAGTTTTTGAGGGATATGTTACCAaagacagaaaaaaaaaaactgaacagAAAAGTTTTTTCTTGAAGAAATCAGTAAAATGAGAAAGATCAAGAATGATATAGGAAAGACAATTGTAATGCCAACGTCTACaagtaggaaagttttaatattattttcatcaacatctatttattttataaagTGGGTATCACAATCAATCTCAGTGAAGTAACTTGAGTTTTTGAGGGATATGTTACCAAAGACAGAAAAAAAAACTGAACAGAAAAGTTTTTTATTCAGTTTAGCTTCAGGTGTACTACGAGAAGAGCTTAATATAATTTCCAGAAGCATATATACCAAATTAAATCCAGGTTTGATTTCTTTGTCAAATCAAACTGAACTGGAGAAATCAGTGTTTTAATAATGCCATTACTTCTATAGCTCTGCTCATCCAAAAGAATAACCaagaaaataaatctaaatttaaatgaTTCAATTTGAACCAAATGAAAGGTCATAGCTTAGGCCTTGAAGAGTAAATTTAGcttctcttttgttttttttgagATTGTTTACCTATCATACAAAAAAGGTCATACTATGTGGATAAAATAAATGATCTAGTATATATCCAACTGAAATCTTAATGCAAAATTGAAAAATCAACAGAGTAGGAAAAATCCCTTACCAACAAGAGACCACAATATTGTGAGATAAGGGTGGACTAAGATTTAGAAAGTTGTACATGAGCCAAGCTTGACATTGAATTGGATTATAGAAGCCTCGAGCTAAtaagctctcttttaaaccatggaCTTCTAGAATTATTAGTCCCTTGTAACAATTATAGACCAATGAAGCATGAATTAATATTGATGAAGAAATGAAAAATGTGATTGCGTTTGATAGATATGATGGTGACATTATGTTCAATAACTCCCTACACCATAGAGAGAAATAATACTTGTGAAGTTTTGGTATGATGACAAAAATGTTTATGGAAAGAAAGACATCGAAAATTGAAATCGTCAGGATTTAATCTGAAGCAAGAATTCAAAAAATGTGATCTGAATCCCAAGATGCCAATTCCGTAGAATTGAATTATTGTTCGAGTATGATTGAATCATTCAAATCACCTAACTTAAACATCATCTTAGCTGACTTATCAGCCAAATCAAAAGTTTTGCAGCAGTGTGAAGAAAGTCACAGCAAAAGTCAAGGGAGATGATAAAATGTGACCCGCAATATGTTTTTATAGATTGTTTCATCAATCAGTTAGATTTCTCATCCATTGTCAAAAATGATCTGTTTACCACAGAAATCCATATAACTACACAACACTCTGTTTTCCAAAAGATTGAACTCGCCAATAAACCAATTGTGTCTGCCAATAAGACTATAAGACTCTGAGCATCAGAAGGAGAACATCATCATAAACAAAAATCAGAACATGAATAGGAACATGACCATTTATCTAAAAATACCCCTCGGGGTGGTACGGTGGTTGAGACATAGGGTATTGCCACATGAGATCTTGAGGTCAAAACTCAGCACGTCTGACCATGTCTTCCCCAATGTCTTAGCCACATGCACTAATAGGTAGTAgtcactcgtgatttacctcctctgtgttaacTTAAGGACGGATTGGTAGAAGTGTTGGGGGAAGGCGAATCGCCTTTTGTCATATAAAAACAAATTGATAAGATATATCTAACTTCAATGAGAAAAATTGCGTAAAATAAGCTGGAGCTCCCAAAAGTAAGCCAGACCTCACAAAATACAATCGAAACCTTCCTTTCAAACAATCTCATTTCCATTTCGTATGTAACATACAAATAGGAACAAAAATTTCCTGATTTCAAGATGAGAGTTTGGAGAGTTCAGATGGATGAAGACGTAGACCAGCTGTTTAGGCTAACTTATTTCGGTGATAAGAGTTTATGTATTATATAGCAAATACCCAATCAGAAAAATAGCAAATAGAAGCAAAAATATCAACTTTTATGATACAAGATCACGACTAACCTCCATCCTAGGAAGCATATAGTGGAACCCTCGGTGCCATTTTTGTAACTTGAGCTTGCACCTGAACAGCACGGGCCTTGGCCAAGGTTGCCCTGTGGAAGAACTGCTCCCTGCACAATGTCCTCACACTCTTCAGATATGACTCGGACGTGATTGCCCCCTCTTGCACTGCCTTGTCCAGTGAGTAGATCGTGTCCTCCAACGCCAAGTCAGCTGCCGTGAGCTCCAGTATCTGTCTTGATAGTGCATCCATCGGTTCAAACACATTGTCGACATTTAATGCGTCCACTTTTCTACTGCTAGCCTCGGTCTCCCTCACCCATCCTTCAAGAACGTCGGTGTTCATAAGCACGAGCTGCAGCTGCTGCTCCAGACCTTCCTTCTCCCCAACCATCTCGCGGACCCCGCGAGAGAGTTCTTCCCGTCTAATCCGCAGCTCCGCCTGGAGAGAAAGGAGAGGTTCCATCTCGGACTCCTGCGACCTACGCAGGCTGGCTGCATCTCTGTGTACATTCTCCACAATTTTAGAGATGGCGTTCCGTCGGAAGACATCCGCTGGGTCCTCAATCGGATGCGACGCAATCTGGGTCTGTGGTGAGGGAGGGAACCGACCACCACCGTATGGCGACGGCAGAGAGGAGTAGATTCGAGCCGGAGATGGATTGGATGAGGAGGGAAAAGGATGCCGTGTGTTAGGAGGAGATTGATTTTGAGGGAGAGCAGCCGCGGGGTGGGAGTAGAGAGGAGGGTCGAGGCCGAAGAGGTGTGAAAGGGAGCGGACAAGGTCGACGAGGTTGGACGATGGGTAGACCCATGAAGCGAGGTACGGAACAGCCGCGGCGCGAACGAGGCCAGAGGGATCGACGAGGCGGTGACCGGGCTTGACAAGCATGTCCGAGGTCGGGGTGAGGAAGACGGAAGGGGGACGGCGAGGGTACTGTTCGAGGAGCCAGACAGAGGCGGGGAGGTTGTAGGTGGTGCCGCGGTAGACGATGGGGATGGTGCCCTCAGCCTGGAGGAGGTATGAGGAGCGTCCGTCGTCGTGAGTGAAGCTGGCGGCGCGGGGGCGAAGAGATGCGAAGGCCCCGGTGAGCGCCATCAGGTGCTGGCGAATCAGCCACTTGCCGTCCTCGGCGTACGGGAGCGCCGCCGGACCGCGCTGCGATAGGGCGGCGCTGAGAAACTGCTGCACGTACTGGGCGCCAAGCGCCGCCGGGTCAGCCATCCAAGGAGGCGAGATCCgatcgccgccgccgcctcctttCGTTCTCGGATGGATCGACGGATCGAGTGGATGGAAAATGAGGGTATGCAATAATTtcctaaaattagaaatttatcgGAAAATTTCTTTTTCCCCTAAAATGCTCCCAAAGTTTAACAATTGTGAAAATAcctagagattttttttaatatagatcCGTTACATTAATGACTTTTTTAATATCGATCTCACGAATATAAAGagagatatatataaatatatacatTATGTTAAAAATATCATGTACCCATTACCTATATTATGCCTTGAGGGCATACTCGTAGATTTTAAAACCATCAACTATGGAAATAACTAAAACATGCGGTAtttcaattattttttctaaaatttggtAACTTTAAtctcttaattttttataaaaacaaaACTTCTCAGAGTATTGGGTTACTAAGATTGAATAAATGATATACTTATCAAGAGGGGTCCattaaaaatgagtcaaaatagaGAAGAATAGTTGACGTGAAGGTCAAAGTTAAAATAGTTAAAGGCCCAAGACCATGAATTAGGTGAAGTTGGTCGAACAGGCTTACATATCAGGCAAAGTTGGTTGAACGAGCGTTAAATGTCGGTCGAATGTGATTGTCTGAACGACCATCCTCTAAAAACTTGCGACTGGAGTTAAGAAACAAATAGTAAATTTTCCATCCCACCATCCCTGTCGATCGGATAGCATGTCTGGTCGAACAAAAAGTAGCTCTCCGATAACAGAAAAGTCGGGTGAAGGACATGCCAATAGCTCTGATCAATACGACCGAGATGGGATGTCCCTGCCAAGCAGCTTCCAGTCGGCCAATAGTGGGACTCACTTACATATTTTATCGTACTCTTTTGAAAGTTTGTACCGCCAACAACAGAGCATGCCCAACATATAAATTATACTTTGGAAGCTTTTAGCATATCATATCGAATATTTGCGTGTTCGCTTAAGAAAAGATGTCAGGGacatttttgacttgtctttttctAGGATATTTTAGAAAATGTGCACGTGTTTTGGGATGCTTGTACAGATGTTATAATGACACTATATAAGAGGGTCTCCATCCACAGACGGAGGTACGTGAGGCTTCATTgttctacatactttttgctaATATTCACTTCTACTATTCCATTCTACCGAGCCGAATACTGACTTGAGCGTGGTCGGAGGGTCAACATCGAGGACCTCTTCTTGGCCTAGCACTAACGCTCCCGGTTTTGCAGGACAACACGGAGTCTTATTTGGTCATCATCAGAGCCACCGCGAAGTCTTCGTTCAATCAACGCCAGTGTCACATTCCCAGCTTGCCATCTTCTCAACTTTCGGACATGATTATATTTGACGACGTCTGTGAGAACTGCACTTACATCTGAGACATGAAGATGGAAGATACTAAACAACTCAGCATCGTGATGCTAACCCAAGAAGATTTAGAGATGTTGTTAAATGCCTGGGGCTGCAAAGATGGTGCAGCATCAACAAGAGACAACAACCGATGACTGAGCGTCAAACGACCAGCCGCGTAGGCGACAAGCCAACGAGCTGACCAAAgagcccgagcggaagaccatgtCGACCCCAAGCCGAACCACAGGCCGATTAGCGCCTTTCGGGAAGCACGGAAGACACTGATTCCATATCACCGGGCGTTATTTTGCACGCCCTTAGAAGAGCAAGGTCGAGCTAAAAGGACACAAGGATCCTCTTCCAAGAACGCACCCGTCCAAGATGGGTGGAGAGGCAAAACACCCCGA includes these proteins:
- the LOC122038133 gene encoding protein ELC-like: MADPAALGAQYVQQFLSAALSQRGPAALPYAEDGKWLIRQHLMALTGAFASLRPRAASFTHDDGRSSYLLQAEGTIPIVYRGTTYNLPASVWLLEQYPRRPPSVFLTPTSDMLVKPGHRLVDPSGLVRAAAVPYLASWVYPSSNLVDLVRSLSHLFGLDPPLYSHPAAALPQNQSPPNTRHPFPSSSNPSPARIYSSLPSPYGGGRFPPSPQTQIASHPIEDPADVFRRNAISKIVENVHRDAASLRRSQESEMEPLLSLQAELRIRREELSRGVREMVGEKEGLEQQLQLVLMNTDVLEGWVRETEASSRKVDALNVDNVFEPMDALSRQILELTAADLALEDTIYSLDKAVQEGAITSESYLKSVRTLCREQFFHRATLAKARAVQVQAQVTKMAPRVPLYAS